From SAR116 cluster alpha proteobacterium HIMB100, one genomic window encodes:
- a CDS encoding Integrase (PFAM: Phage integrase family) has protein sequence MASHAAHKLSALFVKKTNKPGKYSDGLGLYLIVEPTGSKRWEQRLTIKGKRCDLGLGSTKLVTLEEARLTAQSNKKTAKDGGDPRQLKKLQEGERLSFYDVTLSAHQVLVPTFKTEKYAEQWLATLENHVFKVIGHKPISSITSADILSVLAPIWTEKTDTAKKLKQRLSYIMKWAKAKAYYTGDNPVELAEQALPRPKGSDNHFAALPFSEVPGIITVLQDLEIQTSTKLSLQFLILTASRQKEVLNAKWDEIDFNLNKWIVPASRMKAGKEHEVPLSDQALKILQDAKLNDGDSPLLFPSSATGKPLSDNTLRLVLQKRLKLDTTTHGLRSSFKDWASETTHYPNEVSEMALAHTIPNAVEAAYRRGNLFEKRRQLMNDWAAYLYGQQSEVIQLTRGNTA, from the coding sequence ATGGCCTCTCACGCTGCGCATAAACTAAGTGCGCTCTTTGTTAAGAAAACAAATAAGCCTGGAAAGTATAGCGACGGGTTGGGTCTCTATTTGATTGTAGAACCGACAGGAAGCAAACGTTGGGAACAACGCCTTACTATTAAAGGTAAACGTTGTGACTTGGGTCTGGGCAGCACAAAGCTTGTAACATTAGAAGAAGCAAGGCTCACAGCTCAGTCAAACAAAAAGACGGCTAAAGATGGTGGCGACCCAAGACAGCTTAAGAAACTTCAAGAAGGGGAGCGGTTAAGCTTTTATGACGTGACGCTATCTGCCCATCAGGTTCTTGTCCCTACATTTAAGACTGAGAAATATGCAGAGCAGTGGCTAGCTACTCTTGAGAACCACGTATTCAAAGTCATAGGACATAAGCCTATTTCCAGCATCACATCAGCAGATATCTTGTCTGTCCTTGCACCTATTTGGACAGAAAAAACAGATACTGCAAAGAAGCTGAAACAGCGTTTAAGTTATATAATGAAGTGGGCTAAGGCTAAGGCATATTACACAGGCGATAACCCTGTTGAGCTAGCTGAACAAGCCCTTCCAAGACCAAAGGGATCTGACAATCATTTTGCAGCCCTGCCTTTCTCTGAAGTGCCCGGTATTATAACAGTATTACAGGACCTTGAGATTCAAACATCAACTAAACTATCACTTCAATTCTTGATACTCACCGCATCACGACAAAAGGAAGTTTTAAACGCCAAATGGGATGAGATTGATTTCAATCTGAACAAATGGATCGTCCCTGCAAGCCGGATGAAAGCAGGTAAGGAACATGAGGTCCCCTTATCGGATCAGGCCCTAAAAATTCTCCAAGATGCAAAGCTAAATGATGGTGACAGCCCCCTGCTCTTCCCAAGTTCTGCCACAGGCAAACCACTCTCAGATAACACGCTTCGACTGGTCCTTCAAAAGAGGCTTAAGCTTGATACAACCACACATGGTCTGCGCTCTAGTTTTAAAGATTGGGCATCAGAGACAACGCATTACCCTAATGAAGTCTCTGAGATGGCATTAGCACACACTATCCCAAATGCCGTTGAAGCAGCCTACCGGCGCGGCAATCTGTTTGAGAAGAGACGGCAGCTTATGAATGACTGGGCTGCTTACCTGTATGGCCAGCAATCTGAGGTCATTCAGCTTACAAGAGGAAACACAGCATGA
- a CDS encoding Prophage CP4-57 regulatory protein (AlpA) (PFAM: Prophage CP4-57 regulatory protein (AlpA)): MNDNNPVQPTLLRLKHIIGDKTHPPIIPLSRSAWWQGVKDGRYPSPIKIGANTTVWRSDDIQKLVDDMCAGKMS; this comes from the coding sequence ATGAATGATAACAACCCTGTTCAGCCAACACTGCTGCGGCTCAAACACATCATCGGCGATAAGACACATCCTCCTATCATTCCTCTCTCACGCTCAGCGTGGTGGCAGGGCGTAAAGGACGGTAGATACCCATCACCTATCAAAATTGGAGCGAACACCACTGTATGGCGTTCAGATGATATTCAGAAACTTGTTGATGATATGTGCGCAGGCAAGATGAGCTAA
- a CDS encoding choline-sulfatase (PFAM: Choline sulfatase enzyme C terminal; Sulfatase~TIGRFAM: choline-sulfatase), whose product MSRKPNILLFMVDQLTAFVLSAYGGTVCKTPNLDKLARNGTVFEQAFCTYPLCAPSRCSLMSGRLPSRISAFDNGAEFPASVPTFTHYLRLAGYYTCISGKMHFVGPDQFHGFEERLTPEIYPADMSWTPDGDFRDITGGENEVRSFGVSTLDTVRDAAPVAHSMQIEYDEDVVHQARREIFALKRRQETRPFFMTVSLTQPHDPYVTKQKYWDLYQDVEIDDPRAAFIPLKDRDPHSQSLYYHYSQHKLALTDQDYRRARRGYYGMISHIDELFGHVIEALMQAGFGDNTVVVFTSDHGDMIGERGMWFKKTLFNPAIQVPLIVSLPDQKEQRVTHPVSLLDLFPTFLGLAGLDNDEIPTQLDGRSLLPALMGGTVIGPVFAEHIDGGTAAPRVSVRDKDKKIVLSEAYPPQFYDLSVDPLELNNLAGQGHPDEQRLTAIATSHWNLAELKQRVLSSQSERRVVDRALATGREERWDFETTGRLSEGNYVRRGDQFPDIERQGYIAINSRNK is encoded by the coding sequence GTGAGCCGGAAACCCAATATTCTTTTATTTATGGTAGACCAACTTACCGCTTTTGTCCTGTCAGCCTATGGTGGCACGGTATGTAAGACACCCAATCTGGATAAACTCGCCCGCAACGGAACGGTCTTTGAACAAGCATTTTGCACATATCCTTTATGTGCTCCATCACGCTGCAGTTTGATGTCTGGCCGTCTGCCTTCACGAATAAGCGCCTTTGATAATGGCGCAGAATTCCCAGCGTCTGTGCCTACCTTCACCCATTATCTCCGTTTGGCGGGTTATTATACCTGTATCTCAGGAAAGATGCATTTTGTTGGCCCAGATCAATTTCATGGATTTGAAGAGCGGCTTACTCCTGAAATCTATCCTGCTGACATGTCATGGACACCAGATGGGGATTTCAGAGACATAACAGGTGGTGAAAATGAGGTACGCAGTTTTGGTGTTTCCACACTGGATACGGTGCGTGATGCTGCTCCAGTCGCCCACTCAATGCAGATCGAATATGATGAGGATGTTGTTCATCAGGCAAGACGTGAGATTTTTGCGTTGAAGCGACGGCAAGAGACACGGCCTTTTTTTATGACGGTTTCACTTACCCAGCCTCATGATCCCTATGTCACAAAACAAAAATACTGGGACCTCTATCAGGATGTGGAGATTGATGACCCACGTGCAGCGTTCATTCCCCTGAAGGACCGTGATCCGCACAGCCAATCTCTGTATTACCACTACAGCCAGCACAAACTGGCATTAACAGACCAAGATTATCGTCGTGCGCGACGTGGGTATTATGGCATGATTTCCCATATTGATGAGTTGTTTGGCCATGTCATAGAAGCTTTGATGCAGGCTGGATTTGGAGACAATACTGTTGTTGTTTTCACATCTGATCATGGAGATATGATCGGCGAACGGGGAATGTGGTTCAAAAAGACTCTGTTCAACCCCGCCATACAGGTTCCTCTAATTGTGTCTCTGCCTGATCAAAAAGAACAAAGAGTTACACATCCAGTTTCATTGCTTGATTTGTTCCCAACATTTCTTGGCCTTGCAGGCCTTGATAATGACGAAATCCCCACGCAGCTGGATGGAAGAAGTCTGCTCCCCGCTCTGATGGGAGGGACCGTTATCGGCCCAGTCTTTGCTGAACATATTGATGGCGGCACAGCTGCACCAAGAGTTTCTGTGCGCGACAAGGACAAAAAAATTGTGCTTTCTGAAGCCTATCCGCCGCAATTCTATGATCTTTCAGTAGATCCTCTTGAGCTGAACAACCTTGCTGGTCAAGGTCATCCAGATGAACAAAGATTAACTGCAATAGCAACTTCACATTGGAATTTGGCAGAACTGAAACAACGTGTGCTTAGCTCACAATCCGAGAGACGGGTGGTGGATAGGGCGCTTGCAACCGGACGCGAGGAGCGTTGGGATTTTGAAACAACCGGACGACTTAGTGAGGGGAACTATGTTCGCCGGGGTGACCAGTTTCCAGACATCGAGCGACAAGGTTATATTGCAATAAACTCTAGGAATAAGTGA
- a CDS encoding branched-chain amino acid aminotransferase/4-amino-4-deoxychorismate lyase (PFAM: Aminotransferase class IV), translating into MSKTTHDSLEDARNETIKIYVDGKIVPKADAKVSVYDSGFMLGDGMWEGLRLYDGVWTFFDEHMDRFFNSCKAVSLDTGLTPEGVLQILNHTAAANGITTDAHCRFMITRGVKVKPFQHPSLSRTGPTIVAIIEHSKPAETLGHDGIRLATVPQVRGLPLSQDAKYNSHSKLNCVIACLQAEQAGGDEALMLDPQGFVNTTNACNFFVVRRGEVWTSTGDYCMNGVTRQKVIDLCAANDIPVFEKNFTLYEAYGADEAFLTGTFGAQTPVAEIDGKKIGSGDRKITERIQSLYRAEIARYVKERQTNR; encoded by the coding sequence ATGAGCAAAACAACTCACGATTCGTTGGAAGACGCACGTAATGAGACCATCAAAATATATGTTGATGGGAAAATCGTTCCAAAAGCAGATGCAAAGGTTTCAGTTTATGATAGCGGCTTCATGTTGGGAGATGGCATGTGGGAGGGGCTGCGCCTATATGACGGTGTCTGGACATTTTTCGATGAACACATGGACCGTTTTTTCAATTCTTGTAAGGCTGTATCGCTTGACACTGGCCTGACACCAGAGGGTGTGCTTCAAATTTTGAATCATACAGCCGCCGCGAATGGCATTACCACTGATGCGCACTGCCGATTCATGATCACCAGGGGGGTGAAAGTGAAGCCGTTTCAACATCCCTCTCTCAGTCGAACAGGTCCAACTATCGTGGCGATTATTGAACATTCCAAACCTGCAGAAACGCTAGGGCATGACGGGATACGTCTGGCAACTGTGCCACAGGTACGTGGCTTGCCTTTGAGTCAGGATGCGAAATATAACAGCCATTCGAAGCTAAATTGTGTCATAGCCTGTCTTCAGGCAGAGCAAGCAGGCGGTGATGAAGCCCTCATGCTTGACCCTCAAGGGTTTGTGAACACAACGAATGCCTGCAATTTTTTTGTTGTTCGAAGAGGTGAAGTTTGGACCTCAACCGGGGATTATTGCATGAACGGGGTTACCCGACAAAAAGTCATAGATTTGTGTGCTGCAAACGATATTCCCGTCTTTGAGAAAAACTTTACATTATATGAAGCTTATGGAGCTGATGAGGCGTTTCTTACCGGAACATTTGGTGCGCAGACCCCGGTTGCTGAAATTGATGGCAAGAAAATTGGTTCGGGAGACAGAAAGATAACAGAACGTATCCAGAGCCTCTACCGAGCCGAAATTGCACGCTATGTTAAAGAGAGGCAAACAAACAGGTGA
- a CDS encoding ABC-type amino acid transport system, permease component (PFAM: Binding-protein-dependent transport system inner membrane component~TIGRFAM: amine acid ABC transporter, permease protein, 3-TM region, His/Glu/Gln/Arg/opine family) → MGVAHPPHSMLTSLWRRAFATRLDGAITILVAMFLGWLFWLAFDWAVVRSVWTVEEVGSCREEIAGACWSIIDARHRLILFGLYPYDEHWRSTTAAFAIIFTIILSCIPWFWKAKRIVTLWVVGFAGYYLLMEGSALGLTKVTTDKWGGLSLVLFLFSSVVLLGLPGGLGLALMRRSRLPLVRLIASLIIDLIRSLPLLTTLFTAAVVIPILLPEWLQGDKIWRIILAFALFFACYQAEVFRGGFQAIPVGQSEGGASLGLGKWQVLWLITMPQVFRHALPSTINMVVVTFKETAVVIIIGLFDLLASAQAAFGTGEWISYYMETYVFIAFIYWAFISSLSRYGEFLKDRMKNEEN, encoded by the coding sequence ATGGGTGTGGCTCATCCTCCACATTCCATGCTCACAAGCCTTTGGCGGAGAGCCTTTGCCACACGGCTAGACGGTGCGATTACAATTTTAGTTGCAATGTTTTTGGGCTGGTTGTTTTGGTTGGCCTTTGATTGGGCTGTCGTTAGGTCAGTGTGGACAGTTGAAGAAGTTGGTTCGTGCCGAGAAGAGATTGCAGGGGCGTGTTGGTCAATTATCGATGCCCGTCACAGGTTGATCCTGTTTGGACTTTACCCCTATGATGAACATTGGCGTTCAACCACAGCAGCATTTGCGATTATTTTCACTATCATATTGTCTTGTATCCCCTGGTTTTGGAAGGCGAAACGGATTGTCACCCTCTGGGTTGTCGGCTTTGCAGGCTACTATCTTCTGATGGAAGGTAGTGCGCTGGGTCTAACAAAGGTGACAACAGATAAATGGGGTGGATTATCACTTGTCCTGTTTTTATTTTCATCCGTCGTATTGTTGGGGTTGCCAGGCGGGCTTGGTCTGGCCCTGATGAGACGATCTCGCTTACCTCTGGTCAGGCTGATTGCGTCGTTGATAATTGATTTAATCCGTTCTTTGCCTTTGCTAACGACATTATTTACGGCGGCTGTAGTTATTCCGATCCTGCTGCCGGAATGGCTGCAAGGCGATAAAATCTGGCGGATTATACTTGCATTTGCCCTGTTTTTTGCTTGTTACCAAGCAGAAGTGTTCCGAGGGGGATTCCAAGCGATCCCTGTGGGCCAAAGTGAGGGAGGAGCGTCCTTAGGGCTTGGTAAATGGCAGGTCTTATGGTTGATTACGATGCCTCAGGTATTTCGTCATGCGCTGCCGTCTACAATCAATATGGTGGTTGTGACGTTCAAAGAAACCGCGGTTGTGATTATTATTGGCCTGTTTGACCTGCTGGCGTCTGCACAGGCTGCGTTCGGGACCGGTGAATGGATTTCCTATTACATGGAAACGTATGTTTTCATCGCCTTTATTTATTGGGCTTTTATTTCATCACTTAGCCGATACGGCGAATTCCTTAAGGACAGGATGAAAAATGAGGAGAACTAA
- a CDS encoding ABC-type amino acid transport system, permease component (PFAM: Binding-protein-dependent transport system inner membrane component~TIGRFAM: amine acid ABC transporter, permease protein, 3-TM region, His/Glu/Gln/Arg/opine family), whose protein sequence is MSGRDICVQLALVTVTLAVIYGAISSAETNLTALGITSGFSFLERATGWAYSFSLIERSIDDTYARTLTIGLLNTLFVGFISIFFATIFGFVIGTMRDSDILGLKVLSSLYVQIFRNIPLILQVVFLYSILIHFPSPKSAYSVADILFLSNRGVAVPSLNLSLTTLLVIVVSSIVFAVILIRMMSAVWKAIGVWLVTILAVCILAAVGLSPAGSDIVSVPELKGLRFRGGGMLSVELVAMIVGIVFYGAAYIAEVVRGGLDEVPKGLVEAGRSVGLKSFGIWWTIKVPIALRSIVPPLGNQWIFIMKATTVGVAIGFSDLFYIVSTSINQSGQTLELIAILMGSFLAVNFTMAQFINWLNAKLTLKGFG, encoded by the coding sequence ATGAGTGGGCGCGACATTTGCGTCCAATTGGCTCTTGTTACTGTAACGCTAGCTGTTATCTATGGTGCAATCAGCAGTGCGGAAACAAATTTAACAGCCCTTGGTATCACATCAGGCTTTTCATTTCTTGAGCGAGCCACTGGCTGGGCCTATTCATTTTCCTTAATCGAAAGAAGCATTGACGATACTTACGCCCGCACATTGACAATAGGGCTTCTCAATACTTTGTTTGTAGGATTTATTTCCATTTTCTTTGCAACCATCTTCGGTTTTGTTATCGGTACTATGCGAGATAGCGACATTCTTGGCCTTAAGGTTCTTTCCAGTCTTTATGTGCAGATATTCAGGAATATACCTCTGATCCTTCAGGTGGTTTTTTTATATTCGATATTAATTCATTTCCCTTCTCCGAAAAGTGCGTATTCAGTGGCAGATATACTATTTCTCTCAAACCGAGGTGTTGCTGTTCCGTCCCTTAATCTGTCATTAACTACACTCCTTGTTATCGTTGTTTCATCAATTGTTTTTGCAGTCATTCTAATTAGAATGATGAGCGCTGTTTGGAAGGCAATTGGGGTCTGGCTAGTTACAATTTTGGCTGTTTGTATCTTGGCTGCAGTTGGTTTATCTCCTGCCGGGTCAGATATTGTGTCTGTGCCAGAACTAAAAGGGCTCAGATTCCGCGGCGGAGGCATGCTCTCAGTGGAGTTGGTGGCAATGATTGTTGGCATTGTATTTTATGGCGCAGCTTACATAGCAGAGGTTGTTCGCGGGGGGCTCGACGAAGTCCCTAAAGGGTTGGTTGAAGCAGGTAGGAGTGTTGGTTTAAAGAGTTTTGGAATTTGGTGGACAATAAAAGTGCCTATCGCTTTGCGCTCGATTGTTCCGCCTCTGGGCAACCAATGGATCTTTATCATGAAAGCTACAACTGTTGGGGTGGCAATTGGCTTTTCTGACTTGTTTTATATTGTGTCCACATCGATCAATCAGTCAGGGCAGACGCTTGAACTTATTGCAATACTGATGGGCAGCTTTCTTGCCGTGAATTTTACCATGGCCCAATTTATAAATTGGCTTAATGCTAAACTCACTCTCAAAGGGTTTGGCTGA
- a CDS encoding periplasmic component of amino acid ABC-type transporter/signal transduction system (PFAM: Bacterial extracellular solute-binding proteins, family 3), producing MKILRKLAAATIATIGVVGVGSAALADSPTLQKVQERGTLLCSGHNGSYFGFVEVNDKNEWKGLDIDLCRALTVAILGSPDKNQIVPLSWAQRFPALQSGDVDVVIKATGWTMGRDTELGLQFSIPYFFGGAQIMVRKELGIDTVKGLDGGTVCVAAGTTIERIVADHLKSENIQHEMVSFEKTAEVIGAYKSGRCDAYAAWGPAIAVLLANQFDDADQHVILGDKLSAEPIAAAMRQGDEKWVDIVNWMLAALIKAEELGVNSGNVDQMVASPPNPTVARLLGVDKGMGERLGMRDTWAREMIAAMGNFGEIYERNLGSESPYKLERGLNNLWSNGGVLYSPILD from the coding sequence ATGAAGATATTACGAAAATTAGCTGCAGCAACGATAGCGACTATCGGGGTTGTTGGAGTGGGCTCTGCGGCTCTAGCTGACAGTCCAACATTACAAAAAGTTCAGGAACGTGGGACACTTTTGTGTTCCGGCCATAATGGGAGCTATTTTGGCTTTGTTGAAGTGAACGATAAAAATGAATGGAAGGGTCTTGATATCGATCTTTGTCGTGCCTTGACTGTTGCCATTCTTGGGTCTCCAGATAAGAACCAAATCGTCCCGTTGAGTTGGGCGCAACGTTTTCCCGCGCTTCAGTCTGGGGATGTGGACGTTGTGATCAAGGCAACCGGATGGACCATGGGGCGCGATACCGAGCTAGGTTTGCAGTTTTCAATTCCATACTTCTTTGGTGGCGCACAGATTATGGTACGTAAAGAACTGGGCATTGATACTGTAAAGGGTCTTGATGGCGGCACAGTATGTGTTGCTGCTGGGACCACGATCGAGCGTATCGTCGCTGACCACCTGAAGAGTGAAAACATCCAACACGAAATGGTGAGCTTCGAAAAGACAGCAGAAGTCATCGGTGCCTACAAATCAGGACGCTGTGATGCCTATGCCGCCTGGGGACCTGCGATCGCTGTGCTGCTGGCCAACCAATTTGATGATGCTGATCAGCATGTCATTCTTGGCGACAAATTGTCTGCAGAGCCTATCGCCGCCGCCATGCGGCAGGGTGACGAGAAATGGGTTGATATCGTGAATTGGATGCTTGCTGCTCTCATCAAAGCCGAGGAGCTTGGGGTCAACTCAGGCAATGTAGACCAAATGGTTGCAAGTCCGCCTAACCCGACAGTTGCCCGTCTGCTTGGTGTAGACAAAGGTATGGGTGAACGTCTAGGCATGCGTGATACTTGGGCTCGTGAAATGATTGCCGCGATGGGTAATTTTGGTGAAATTTACGAACGCAATCTCGGTTCGGAATCTCCATACAAGCTTGAGCGCGGTCTGAACAATCTATGGAGTAATGGCGGAGTTCTCTATTCTCCTATCCTTGACTAA